Within the Scytonema millei VB511283 genome, the region ATTGGATTTTGGTTGCTGTGGCTAGGATTTATTACTTACGCTTTTGGGTTTGCGCCCCCCGATCGACCAGATACACTGGAATTAATTACAAATCTTTCTACAGGCAAGTGGGCGGGGATTAATCCTTTAGTTGTCTCCCTATTTAATCTGATGGGAGTTTTTCCGCTAATTTACAGTTGCTTGCTGTTTACTGACGGTAGAGGACAAAAGATTCCTGCCTGGATATTTGCAACTCTATCAATGGGTGTAGGCGCATTTGCTTTATTGCCTTATTTGGCATTGCGTCAATCAAATCCAACATTTCCTGGTCAGAAAAATCTGTTTCTCAAATTATTAGATGCGCGGCTAACTGGTGTTGTTTTAAGTATAGTTGCGATCGCATTGGTTGTATATGGTTTGGCTCAAGGAGATTGGGCAGATTTTATCCAGCAGTGGCAGACTAGCCGTTTTATTCATGTCATGAGTTTGGATTTTTGCTTATTGTGTGTTTTATTCCCTGCTTTACTGGGGGATGATATGGCACGCAGAGGTATGAATAATTCGGTGATTTTTTGGCTGACGGCGTTAATTCCTTTATTTGGCTCTTTAGTTTATTTATGCGTGCGTCCACCTCTACCAGAAGATAGTTCGGCAGTAGCGAGTCAGCAGGTAGTAACATGAATAGAAAAATTGCTTTATGGGCGATTTGGGCGAGTTTTCTCGCCTATGTATTGTTTCTTGCCCCACCAATTCACTGGCAAGAAAATTTGGATTTGTTGATGAAAATATTGACGTTTCAGTGGACAAGTGTAAACCCAGTTATTCTATCTTTGTTTTCCTTAATTGGCGTTTGCATTGCTCTCTACAGTTGCGTGCTATTCTTCGATGGTAGGATGCAGAAATTACCGTTTTATCCTTTTGCGATCGCCTCTATAGGCACGGGGGTAATTGGTTTAATTCCTTATTTGGCTCTAAGGGAAGCAAATCAAGAGTTTAGAGGGCAGAAAGATACTTTTTTGCAGGTGTTAGATTCCCGCATTACAGGGTTATCTCTGACTTTATTTACTTTGAGTTTATTGGGGTTTGGAATTATTTTTGGTGACTGGGGAAATTATCTTCAGCAATTTCTAAGCGATCGCTTTATCAATGGCATGAGTTTAGCATTTTGCCTATTTTGCCTGTTATTCCCCACAGTCCTCGGTGATGACATGGCGCGGCGCGGATATTACAGCAATTCTCAGTTATTTTGGCTGGTTACCCTCATGCCATTACTCGGTCCCCTTGCCTACCTCTGCTGGCGACCACCCATTAAAGCAGGGAGCAGTTACTAGTGACTAGTGGCTGGTGACTAGAAAAGAGTCTGGTTCCACTAGTCACCAGCCACCAGCCACTCTCTACTTACCAGCAACCAACAACACATATAGTTCATGTGTACCATATAAGAAGTAGTTATCGGGAGAACGATGAGTTATGGCAGTGGCAGAATTGCGAAAGAATGGGATGATGGCGCATCTTCTAGATGCCCTAGACGCAGGTGAGGATATCGGACACTACGGTAGGTTGGTGTTTGCAATGGTGGCGCGTCATTTTTTAAGCGAAGAAGAATTAATTAACTACCTGACTAAAGATAAAGACTGTAGTGAAACAGAAGCACGCAGCCTTTACCACCAGGTGCAAGCCAAAGACTACAATCCACCCAAACGGGAACGGATATTAGAATGGCAACAGCACCAAGATTTTCCGATTTGCCCCAATGCTGACGATCCTGATGCAGGTAATGTGTATAAGGATCTACAATTTCCAGAACACGTCTACGAACATATTTCAGAGTACTACGAACACAAACATTAGAGGCGCTAGGGGCTAGAGTCAAGGCGAATGAGAACAACTCTTTTACCTTTCACCTTTGACTCTTTCCCGACTCCCGACTCCCAACTCCCAACTCCCGTCCTTCAAAAATGCCAAAGCCACGAAACATCCTGCGAAGACTGCTAGCACAATTGAAACAAGGATCGCAGGTGTTTCAGTATACGGGAAAGGCAGTAGGATTAGTTTGGCAGACAAGTCGCGCCCTAACTTTTGTTTTGGCGATTGTCACCGTAGTAGCGGGTTTACTCCCAGCCGCGATCGCCTATGTGGGTAAATTGATCGTAGATGGTGTAGTTTTAGCTCATCAGTCAGGGTTAGAACGCGATCGCCTAATTACACTAGGATACTTGGGAATTGAGGCGGTTTTAGTCGCATTACTAGCAGGAAGTCAGAGAGGATTGACTATATCTCAATCTCTATTGCGAGTCTTGCTGGGACAAAAAGTCAATCTATTAATTTTGCAGAAGGCGTTAACTTTAGATCTCGTTCATTTTGAAGACTCAGAATTTTACGACAAGATGACTCGGGCGAGAAGAGAAGCTTCTAGTCGTCCGTTATCTTTAGTCAGTAGCACGTTTAGTATTGTCCAAAATGCGATTTCTCTTGTAACCTATGGCGGCTTGCTGCTACAGTTTTCTTTTTGGGCAGTCATAGTATTGTTGTTGTCAGCCGTACCTGCATTTGTTGCTGAGACGCGGTTTGCTGGGCAAGCTTTTCGCTTATTTCGTTGGCGTGCGCCGGAAACCAGGGAACAGACTTATTTAGAAACTCTGATCGCCCGCGAAGACTTTGCGAAGGAAGTGAAGTTATATCAGTTGGGGGCGATGTTGTTAGAACGTTATCGTTCGACCTTCAATCGGTTATATGGGGAAGATCGAGATTTAACTCTACGGCGCGGTGTGTGGGGATATTTATTAAGTTTGTTAAGTACGGCGACGTTTTATTTTGCCTATGCTTGGATAGTTATGGAAGCGATCGCCGGACGACTTTCACTTGGCGATATGACAATGTATTTAATGGTTTTTCGCCAAGGACAAACGAGTTTTTCTAGTACTTTAACTAGTATTGGCGGAATGTATGAAGACAATCTTTATTTATCTAATTTATACGAATTTTTAGAACAACCTATTGCTCTACCTAAAGGCAAAGCTACCCAAGGGTTAATCCCTGGTGATGGCATTCGATTTGAAAATGTCTCGTTTATTTATCCTGGTAGTAATAAACTTGCTTTGAACAATGTTTCGTTTCGGATTCGACCAGGAGAGAAACTGGCAATAGTTGGTGAAAACGGCTCTGGCAAAACGACTTTAATTAAATTACTAACTCGATTATACAATCCAGATAAAGGGAAAATTTTACTCGATGGTTTAGACTTGCAAGCGTGGGATCTAGGAGTTTTACAAAGACGAATTGGAGTCATATTCCAAGACTTTATCCGCTACCAATTTACTGTAGGTGAAAATATTGGTGTTGGTGATGTTACCCGCATTGAAGATAGAGATTTGTGGCAAGTAGCAGCAGACAAAGGAATGGCGCTACCTGTCATCGAACAGTTACCAGAAAGCTTTCAAACACAATTAGGTAAATGGTTTCGCGGCGGACAAGAATTATCGGGAGGACAGTGGCAGAAAATAGCTTTGTCTCGCGCTTTTATGCGAAATAAAGCTGATATTTTAGTTTTAGACGAACCAACAGCCGCTATGGATGCGGAAGCAGAGTTTCAAATTTTTGAACGCTTGCGATCGCTAACTCAAAATCAGATGGCAATTCTGATCTCCCACCGCTTTTCTACCGTGAGAATGGCAGACAAAATCATGGTTTTATCTGGGGGAAAAGTGGTAGAACAGGGAACCCACGAAGAATTATTGCAGGCAGGAGGACGTTATGCTCATCTATTTCGCCTGCAAGCAGCGGGATATCAATGAGCAAGTCAAAAGTTAAAAGTTAAAAGTCAAAACATGTATTGTACTAAATTCGCTCTCCGTTAGCCCCCCTTATCAAGGGGGGTTGGGGGATCTTCTGTGGCGTAGTCTCAAAGAACTGGTATTTAGAATTTCTATAGGAAACAAGCATACATTCTGTCTCCTGTCTCCTGTCTCCTTTTTCAATCAAACCAACCAATATCTTTATCTGAAAACGCAGATGATGACATGTCAGGTAAGGCGTAAGTTTGCACTGGTCTAGCTAAGGCAGAACTAACGGGTTTAGTAGCAGGTTTGGCAGCGGGTTTAGAGGCAGGCTTGGAGCTAGATTTAGAGTTAGTTTCTGTCAGTTTCAAAATCGTTTCTTTGGCTTGGTCGAGTTCTGCTTGCAACTTTTCAACTTTTTCAACTAAAGCTTTTTGGTCTTGGAGTTGCGATCGCAAATCTTCATTCTCTGTTTGGGCTGCTTCGAGCGCTGCTTGTATGTCTTTCACTGTGGTTTCCAGTTCGGCTTTA harbors:
- a CDS encoding ABC transporter ATP-binding protein; the encoded protein is MPKPRNILRRLLAQLKQGSQVFQYTGKAVGLVWQTSRALTFVLAIVTVVAGLLPAAIAYVGKLIVDGVVLAHQSGLERDRLITLGYLGIEAVLVALLAGSQRGLTISQSLLRVLLGQKVNLLILQKALTLDLVHFEDSEFYDKMTRARREASSRPLSLVSSTFSIVQNAISLVTYGGLLLQFSFWAVIVLLLSAVPAFVAETRFAGQAFRLFRWRAPETREQTYLETLIAREDFAKEVKLYQLGAMLLERYRSTFNRLYGEDRDLTLRRGVWGYLLSLLSTATFYFAYAWIVMEAIAGRLSLGDMTMYLMVFRQGQTSFSSTLTSIGGMYEDNLYLSNLYEFLEQPIALPKGKATQGLIPGDGIRFENVSFIYPGSNKLALNNVSFRIRPGEKLAIVGENGSGKTTLIKLLTRLYNPDKGKILLDGLDLQAWDLGVLQRRIGVIFQDFIRYQFTVGENIGVGDVTRIEDRDLWQVAADKGMALPVIEQLPESFQTQLGKWFRGGQELSGGQWQKIALSRAFMRNKADILVLDEPTAAMDAEAEFQIFERLRSLTQNQMAILISHRFSTVRMADKIMVLSGGKVVEQGTHEELLQAGGRYAHLFRLQAAGYQ